One Vigna unguiculata cultivar IT97K-499-35 chromosome 11, ASM411807v1, whole genome shotgun sequence DNA window includes the following coding sequences:
- the LOC114168255 gene encoding uncharacterized protein LOC114168255 has translation MPLTSVKTLNGTNFEDWKESLDLYLAITNMDFSLREAEPSALTPESTIVQRASREKWEHSNRVCLMVMRYTMEKSIRQSIPDNDNAKDFMRSVGEKFKTFDKAQKGQYLSLLEKTKYDGVSGVREHMMKLVHYYNKLKSLKVDLGDSYLVWQVMESLPSQFDVLKTSYNTQKEEWTIDEMIAIISQEEASIKKTKSHSVQFTATNSSTKPVKKGFKGKSRPEKGNTGKAPAVLEPKKKYFKGNCAYCKKFGHKIADCYILKKKNADKEGVHKSEKTK, from the exons ATGCCATTGACTTCGGTCAAAACTTTAAATGGGACAAATTTTGAGGACTGGAAAGAATCTTTGGATTTATATCTAGCAATTACCAACATGGATTTTTCCTTGAGAGAAGCAGAACCTTCAGCTCTTACGCCTGAGTCCACTATTGTCCAAAGAGCTTCTCGTGAAAAATGGGAACACTCGAACAGGGTGTGCCTAATGGTGATGAGATATACCATGGAGAAGTCTATTCGACAGAGCATTCCGGATAATGACAATGCTAAGGATTTTATGAGATCAGTTGGTGAGAAGTTTAAGACTTTTGATAAAGCTCAAAAGGGTCAATATCTGTCACTTCTTGAGAAGACCAAATATGATGGTGTCAGTGGTGTTCGTGAGCATATGATGAAGCTTGTGCACTATTATAACAAACTCAAATCTCTAAAGGTAGATCTTGGTGATAGTTACTTGGTTTGGCAGGTTATGGAATCTCTTCCTTCTCAGTTTGATGTGTTGAAGACTTCTTACAACACTCAAAAGGAGGAATGGACAATTGATGAAATGATAGCTATTATTTCTCAAGAGGAAGCATCGATTAAAAAGACCAAGTCTCATAGTGTGCAGTTTACAGCTACTAATTCAAGCACTAAACCTGTGAAAAAGGGCTTCAAAGGTAAATCTCGTCCTGAAAAAGGGAACACAGGGAAAGCACCAGCGGTTTTGGAGCCTAAGAAGAAGTACTTCAAGGGGAATTGTGCCTATTGTAAGAAATTTGGACACAAGATAGCTGATTGTTATATTCTTAAGAAGAAGAATGCTGATAAGGAAG GGGTTCACAAGTCTGAGAAAACCAAGTGA